From a region of the Halanaerobium hydrogeniformans genome:
- the rplD gene encoding 50S ribosomal protein L4 → MPQVTKFDQSGNELDMVDLNDSVFNNKINEHVVHQVVNAQLAARRSGTASTKNRANVRGGGRKPWRQKGTGRARHGSIRSPLWVGGGVTFGPSPRSYDKKLTKKMKRLALKSVLTDKVNRDEVVLVDKIALSEPKTKAVIKILADLNLEDKKVLIVMPEKDDNLYLSARNIPNVKTLLAGSINAYDLLDNEMIIFIEEAVKMIEEVLGE, encoded by the coding sequence ATGCCGCAGGTTACAAAATTTGATCAGAGTGGTAATGAGTTAGATATGGTTGATTTAAATGACTCTGTTTTTAATAATAAAATTAATGAACATGTTGTACACCAGGTAGTAAATGCTCAGCTAGCTGCCCGTAGAAGTGGAACTGCTTCTACAAAAAATAGAGCCAATGTTCGTGGTGGTGGTAGGAAACCCTGGCGCCAAAAAGGAACCGGGCGTGCTCGTCATGGTAGTATCCGTTCTCCACTTTGGGTCGGAGGAGGAGTTACTTTTGGACCATCTCCCCGTAGCTATGATAAAAAGCTAACCAAGAAAATGAAAAGATTAGCTTTAAAATCTGTTTTAACTGATAAAGTAAACAGAGATGAGGTAGTTCTGGTTGATAAAATAGCACTATCTGAACCAAAAACTAAAGCAGTAATAAAAATACTGGCCGATTTAAATTTAGAAGACAAAAAGGTTTTAATTGTAATGCCTGAAAAGGATGATAATCTTTATTTATCAGCTAGGAATATACCCAATGTAAAAACACTGCTGGCCGGTTCAATTAATGCTTATGATCTTTTAGATAATGAAATGATTATTTTTATAGAAGAAGCGGTCAAGATGATTGAGGAGGTGCTGGGAGAATGA
- the rpsS gene encoding 30S ribosomal protein S19 gives MARSVKKGPFVSEKLIAEIREMNESGKKQVIKTWSRSSTIFPEMVGHTIAVHDGRKHVPVYITEEMVGHKLGEFAPTRLFRGHGRHTERSTALK, from the coding sequence ATGGCTAGATCTGTTAAAAAGGGACCTTTTGTCTCAGAAAAATTAATTGCTGAAATCAGAGAAATGAATGAGAGTGGAAAAAAACAGGTTATTAAAACCTGGTCTAGAAGCTCAACCATTTTCCCTGAAATGGTTGGACATACAATTGCTGTCCACGATGGCCGCAAACATGTACCTGTATATATAACTGAAGAAATGGTAGGGCATAAGTTGGGAGAGTTCGCTCCAACAAGACTCTTCAGAGGTCACGGCCGCCATACAGAACGCTCAACAGCACTTAAATAA
- the tuf gene encoding elongation factor Tu has translation MAKEKFERTKPHVNIGTIGHVDHGKTTLTAAITTVLANYGGAEVRAFDTIDNAPEEKERGITIATAHVEYQTENRHYAHVDCPGHADYVKNMITGAAQMDGAILVVSAADGPMPQTREHILLARQVGVPSIVVFLNKADMVDDEELIELVEMEVRELLDEYDFPGDDIPVIVGSALKALENGDPEGEWGSKIIELMEAVDSYIPEPQRETDKPFLMPVEDVFSITGRGTVATGRVERGTLHPQDEVEIVGIKDTTTTVVTGVEMFRKLLDEAVAGDNIGALLRGVKREDIERGQVLAEPGSITPHTKFHAEVYVLSKDEGGRHTPFFDGYRPQFYFRTTDVTGDIHLPEGVDMVMPGDNIEMTGELITPIAMEEGLRFAIREGGHTVGAGVVTEIIE, from the coding sequence ATGGCAAAAGAAAAATTTGAAAGAACCAAACCACATGTTAACATAGGAACAATAGGCCATGTTGACCATGGAAAGACAACACTGACAGCGGCAATCACAACAGTGCTTGCAAACTACGGTGGAGCAGAAGTAAGGGCATTTGATACAATTGATAATGCACCAGAAGAAAAAGAAAGAGGAATCACAATAGCAACAGCTCACGTAGAGTATCAGACAGAAAACAGACACTATGCTCACGTAGATTGTCCAGGACATGCTGATTATGTAAAGAACATGATAACAGGAGCAGCTCAGATGGATGGAGCGATTCTTGTAGTAAGTGCAGCAGATGGACCAATGCCTCAGACAAGAGAACATATTTTGCTAGCAAGACAGGTAGGAGTACCAAGCATAGTAGTATTCCTAAACAAAGCAGATATGGTAGATGATGAGGAATTAATAGAGTTAGTAGAAATGGAAGTAAGAGAATTATTAGATGAGTATGACTTCCCAGGAGACGACATTCCAGTAATAGTAGGATCAGCGCTAAAAGCACTGGAAAATGGAGATCCAGAAGGAGAATGGGGAAGCAAGATAATAGAACTGATGGAAGCAGTGGACAGTTATATACCAGAGCCACAAAGAGAGACAGACAAGCCATTCTTAATGCCGGTAGAAGATGTATTTTCAATAACAGGTCGTGGAACAGTAGCGACAGGCCGTGTAGAGAGAGGAACCTTACACCCACAGGATGAGGTAGAAATAGTGGGAATCAAAGATACAACAACTACAGTAGTAACAGGAGTAGAGATGTTCCGTAAGTTACTGGATGAAGCAGTAGCGGGAGATAATATCGGAGCATTATTAAGAGGAGTAAAGAGGGAAGATATAGAAAGAGGTCAGGTATTAGCAGAGCCAGGAAGTATAACACCTCATACAAAGTTTCATGCAGAAGTTTATGTATTAAGCAAAGATGAGGGAGGAAGACATACTCCATTTTTTGATGGATACAGACCACAGTTTTATTTCCGGACAACAGATGTAACAGGAGATATTCATTTACCAGAAGGAGTAGACATGGTAATGCCTGGAGATAACATTGAAATGACAGGAGAACTAATTACTCCAATAGCAATGGAAGAAGGACTACGTTTTGCAATTCGTGAAGGTGGTCATACAGTTGGAGCCGGAGTTGTTACTGAAATTATTGAGTAG
- a CDS encoding ribosomal L7Ae/L30e/S12e/Gadd45 family protein, translated as MINDNNNNKMLVGSKQTLKAIKNNEVKKIFLAEDIDQPLKFKILQAVKNNNIPIEIFASKNELGRVCGIDVSAATAALLK; from the coding sequence TTGATAAATGATAATAACAACAATAAGATGCTTGTTGGGAGCAAACAAACCTTAAAAGCTATTAAAAATAATGAAGTCAAAAAAATTTTTTTAGCTGAAGATATTGATCAGCCTCTTAAATTTAAAATTTTACAGGCTGTTAAAAATAATAATATTCCTATCGAAATATTTGCAAGTAAAAATGAACTGGGCAGAGTATGTGGAATCGATGTTTCTGCAGCTACTGCAGCTTTATTGAAATAA
- the rpsG gene encoding 30S ribosomal protein S7: MRKNRAEKRDVTPDPVYDDVIVSRIINKLMLDGKKGLAEKAFYSALDIISEQTGEDALTVVNEALENIKPALEVKSRRVGGSNYQVPVEVDENRKITLSLRWLVTSARSRNERTMRERIAGELMDAYNNTGGAVRKKEEVHRMAEANRAFAHYRW, from the coding sequence GTGCGCAAAAATAGAGCTGAAAAAAGAGATGTTACGCCAGATCCGGTATATGATGATGTAATTGTAAGTAGAATTATTAATAAATTAATGTTAGATGGCAAAAAAGGACTGGCAGAAAAAGCATTCTACAGTGCCCTTGATATAATTTCTGAACAAACTGGTGAAGATGCATTAACAGTAGTTAATGAAGCACTGGAAAATATAAAGCCTGCACTTGAAGTTAAATCAAGACGTGTTGGTGGTTCAAATTATCAGGTACCTGTAGAAGTTGATGAAAATCGCAAAATTACTTTAAGTTTACGCTGGTTGGTTACTTCTGCCAGATCACGCAACGAGAGAACAATGAGGGAAAGAATTGCTGGAGAATTAATGGATGCATATAACAATACAGGTGGCGCAGTTAGAAAGAAAGAGGAAGTCCATCGTATGGCTGAAGCTAATAGAGCTTTTGCTCATTATAGATGGTAA
- the rplW gene encoding 50S ribosomal protein L23 encodes MKDARDIIIAPIISENSMEQMEENNTYTFKVAKNANKVEIRNAVEEIFKVKVINVNTMNVRGKKRRLGFHEGKKPDWKKALVTLTEDDEIEIYEGL; translated from the coding sequence ATGAAAGATGCAAGAGATATTATAATAGCACCTATAATTTCGGAAAATAGTATGGAACAGATGGAAGAAAATAATACCTATACTTTTAAAGTAGCTAAAAATGCTAATAAAGTAGAAATTAGAAATGCAGTTGAAGAGATATTTAAAGTTAAAGTTATCAATGTTAATACAATGAATGTTAGAGGTAAGAAAAGAAGACTCGGCTTCCATGAAGGGAAAAAGCCTGACTGGAAAAAAGCTTTAGTAACATTGACCGAGGATGATGAAATAGAAATTTATGAAGGCCTCTAA
- the fusA gene encoding elongation factor G, translating into MARQFPLEKTRNIGIMAHIDAGKTTTTERILYYTGRVHKMGETHDGASVMDWMEQEQERGITITSAATTCQWDNNRINIIDTPGHVDFTVEVERSLRVLDGAIALFCSVGGVEPQSETVWRQADKYKVPRIAFVNKMDRMGADFFRAVNMMRERLGANAVPIQLPIGSEDSFDGVVDLVEMDAIVYEDELGVDFDRVEIPEAMKEKAEEYREILMEVLAEEDDEFMMKYLEGEVTTDEIKDLLRQAVLNVNVVPVLCGSAFKNKGVQMLLDAVIDYMPSPVDVPAIEGVNPDTEETESRAADDDAPFSALAFKIMADPYVGKLAFFRSYSGTLEAGSYVYNSSTDKRERVGRILQMHANRREERDEIYAGDLGAAVGLKNTSTGDTLCDKDHPIVLESMEFPEPVIDVAIEPKSKADQDKLGEALQRLAEEDPTFRVRSDEETGQTIIQGMGELHLEVIVDRLLREFKVDANIGKPKVAYRETVTKKVTGIEGKFIRQSGGRGQYGHVVMDIEPQKQGEGFEFEDNITGGSIPKEYIPSVEDGVREAMENGIMAGYPVVDVKISLNDGSYHEVDSSEMAFKIAGSMGFREGAKRANPAILEPVMSVEVVVPEEYMGDVIGDLNGRRGRVEGMDSRANAQVINAYVPLSEMFGYATDLRSKTQGRATYTMQFSHYEKAPKNIAKEIIGE; encoded by the coding sequence GTGGCCCGACAATTTCCACTAGAAAAAACACGTAACATTGGAATAATGGCACATATTGATGCTGGAAAAACGACTACAACTGAAAGAATTCTTTATTATACAGGTAGAGTTCATAAAATGGGCGAAACACATGATGGTGCATCTGTAATGGACTGGATGGAACAGGAGCAGGAAAGAGGTATTACAATTACTTCTGCTGCAACTACCTGTCAATGGGATAACAATCGAATTAACATTATAGATACGCCCGGACACGTGGACTTCACTGTAGAGGTTGAAAGATCACTTAGAGTTCTGGATGGAGCGATTGCACTTTTCTGTTCAGTGGGTGGTGTAGAACCTCAATCTGAAACTGTCTGGAGACAGGCTGATAAATATAAAGTTCCTAGAATAGCCTTTGTAAATAAAATGGATAGAATGGGAGCAGATTTTTTCAGAGCTGTTAATATGATGAGAGAGCGACTTGGTGCTAATGCAGTACCGATTCAACTTCCAATAGGAAGTGAGGACAGTTTTGATGGTGTAGTAGACTTAGTAGAAATGGATGCTATTGTTTATGAAGATGAACTTGGTGTTGATTTTGATAGAGTTGAAATACCTGAAGCTATGAAAGAAAAAGCTGAGGAGTACCGTGAGATATTGATGGAAGTCCTTGCTGAAGAAGATGACGAATTTATGATGAAATATTTAGAGGGTGAAGTTACTACTGATGAAATTAAAGACTTGCTTCGTCAGGCAGTATTAAATGTAAATGTTGTTCCAGTTCTTTGTGGGTCAGCATTTAAAAACAAAGGTGTACAGATGCTGTTAGATGCAGTTATTGATTATATGCCTTCACCTGTTGATGTGCCTGCAATTGAAGGGGTTAACCCTGACACTGAAGAAACTGAATCTAGAGCAGCAGATGATGATGCTCCATTTTCTGCTTTGGCTTTTAAAATTATGGCAGACCCATATGTGGGTAAACTTGCTTTCTTTAGATCTTATTCCGGAACATTAGAAGCAGGATCTTATGTATATAATTCAAGTACTGACAAAAGAGAAAGGGTTGGACGTATACTTCAGATGCATGCTAATCGCCGGGAAGAAAGAGATGAAATATATGCAGGAGATCTTGGAGCTGCAGTAGGTTTGAAAAATACAAGTACTGGAGATACACTTTGTGATAAAGATCATCCAATTGTACTGGAATCAATGGAGTTTCCTGAACCTGTAATTGATGTTGCGATAGAACCAAAAAGTAAAGCAGATCAGGACAAATTAGGTGAAGCTTTACAGCGTCTTGCAGAAGAAGATCCAACTTTTAGAGTTCGTAGTGATGAAGAAACAGGTCAAACTATAATTCAGGGTATGGGTGAATTACATCTTGAAGTAATAGTTGATCGTTTATTAAGAGAATTTAAAGTTGATGCAAATATTGGTAAACCTAAAGTTGCTTATCGTGAAACTGTAACTAAAAAAGTTACAGGTATTGAAGGTAAATTCATCCGTCAATCTGGTGGACGTGGACAATATGGTCATGTTGTAATGGACATTGAACCACAAAAACAGGGTGAAGGATTTGAATTTGAAGACAATATTACCGGTGGATCAATACCTAAAGAATATATTCCTTCTGTAGAAGATGGGGTTAGAGAAGCTATGGAAAATGGAATAATGGCTGGATATCCGGTTGTTGATGTTAAAATATCTTTAAATGATGGTAGCTACCATGAAGTAGACTCTTCTGAAATGGCTTTTAAAATTGCCGGTTCAATGGGTTTCAGAGAGGGCGCTAAAAGAGCAAATCCTGCTATTTTAGAACCTGTAATGAGTGTTGAAGTTGTAGTACCAGAGGAATATATGGGTGATGTTATTGGTGACTTAAACGGACGTCGGGGAAGAGTAGAAGGAATGGATTCCAGGGCTAATGCTCAGGTTATAAATGCTTATGTACCTCTTTCTGAGATGTTTGGTTATGCAACTGATTTAAGATCTAAAACTCAAGGTAGAGCGACATATACAATGCAGTTTTCTCATTATGAAAAAGCACCTAAAAATATTGCAAAAGAAATTATTGGAGAATAA
- the rplB gene encoding 50S ribosomal protein L2, with translation MAIKSFKPTTPSRRYMTVSSFDDITTDEPEKSLLAPIKRQGGRNVDGRITSRHQGGGHKRRYRIIDFKRDKDGIPAKVKTIEYDPNRSARIALLQYVDGEKRYILAPNKVQVGDTLETGAGADITAGNALKLKDIPVGTIVHNVELQAKKGGQIARSAGTMAQLLAKEGKFVHLKMPSGEVRLIHQECKATIGQVGNIDHENITIGKAGRTRWKGKRPHVRGVVMNPHDHPHGGGEGKSPAGRHPVTPWGKPTMGKKTRKPKRSDKYIIRSRHAKKRK, from the coding sequence ATGGCGATTAAAAGTTTTAAACCAACCACACCTTCTAGGCGTTACATGACCGTTTCATCTTTTGATGATATAACAACTGATGAGCCGGAAAAGAGTTTGTTAGCTCCTATTAAAAGACAGGGTGGACGTAATGTAGATGGTAGAATTACCAGCCGTCATCAAGGTGGTGGCCATAAACGCCGCTATCGTATAATAGATTTTAAGCGGGATAAAGATGGAATTCCTGCAAAAGTAAAAACTATAGAATATGATCCAAATCGTTCTGCAAGAATTGCTCTTCTGCAATATGTAGACGGAGAAAAAAGATATATTCTTGCGCCAAATAAAGTTCAAGTAGGAGATACCTTAGAAACTGGAGCTGGAGCTGATATTACAGCAGGTAATGCACTAAAGCTTAAAGATATCCCTGTTGGTACAATAGTTCATAACGTAGAACTCCAGGCTAAAAAAGGTGGACAGATTGCTCGTTCTGCTGGAACAATGGCACAGCTTCTTGCAAAAGAAGGAAAATTTGTTCATTTAAAAATGCCTTCAGGTGAAGTTAGATTAATTCATCAAGAATGTAAGGCAACAATAGGACAGGTTGGTAATATTGATCATGAAAATATAACAATTGGTAAAGCCGGACGCACCCGCTGGAAGGGTAAAAGACCTCACGTGCGTGGTGTAGTAATGAATCCTCATGACCACCCACACGGTGGTGGAGAAGGTAAGTCACCTGCTGGTAGACATCCTGTGACACCTTGGGGTAAACCTACTATGGGTAAAAAGACACGGAAACCAAAACGTTCAGATAAGTATATTATCCGTTCCCGTCATGCTAAGAAACGCAAATAG
- the rpsL gene encoding 30S ribosomal protein S12, producing MPTISQLIRKGREKTKKKTSAPALEGSPQKRGVCTRVYTATPKKPNSALRKVARVRLTNGKEVTAYIPGIGHNLQEHSVVLVRGGRVKDLPGVRYHIVRGALDTAGVEDRKQGRSKYGVKKPK from the coding sequence ATGCCGACAATTAGTCAGTTGATCCGCAAAGGTCGTGAAAAGACTAAAAAGAAGACTTCCGCTCCTGCTTTGGAGGGTTCTCCACAGAAAAGGGGTGTCTGTACAAGAGTATATACCGCTACTCCTAAAAAGCCTAACTCTGCTTTAAGAAAAGTAGCTCGTGTACGTTTAACTAATGGAAAAGAGGTTACAGCCTATATTCCTGGTATTGGACATAATCTACAGGAACACTCTGTTGTTTTGGTTAGAGGTGGAAGAGTTAAAGATTTACCAGGTGTTAGATATCATATTGTTAGAGGAGCACTTGATACAGCTGGAGTTGAAGACAGAAAACAAGGACGCTCCAAGTATGGTGTTAAAAAACCGAAATAA
- the rplV gene encoding 50S ribosomal protein L22, whose amino-acid sequence MEAKAVAKHLRITARKARLVTDLIKGKDVNTAVAILKNTPKKAAKMVEKVLNSAVANAENNHDMFVDDLIVKEAFVNEGPTMKRWKPRAQGQASPIKKRTSHITVVLSDQKEG is encoded by the coding sequence ATGGAAGCTAAAGCAGTTGCAAAGCACCTGCGTATTACTGCCCGTAAAGCGAGACTGGTTACAGACTTAATTAAGGGCAAAGATGTTAATACAGCAGTTGCAATTTTAAAGAATACACCAAAAAAAGCTGCTAAAATGGTAGAAAAAGTATTAAATTCAGCTGTAGCAAATGCTGAAAATAATCATGATATGTTCGTAGATGACCTGATTGTTAAAGAAGCTTTTGTTAATGAAGGTCCTACTATGAAAAGATGGAAACCACGTGCACAGGGTCAGGCTAGCCCTATCAAAAAAAGAACTAGTCATATCACAGTCGTTTTAAGCGATCAAAAGGAGGGATAG
- the rplC gene encoding 50S ribosomal protein L3, whose translation MAKAILGKKLGMTQYFKDNGDVVPVTVVEAGPCVVTQIKTTEKDGYDAVQLGFGEVKKHRLNKPKLGQFESRNLEPKKYLREFKGLDLDLSEGSEVAADIFEVGDIVNVSGVSKGKGFQGNIKRWNHHSGPMSHGSHFHRAPGSIGSVDARRVFKGKKMPGRMGHNRVTEENLEIVKVDLERNVLLIAGSVPGSKKTILEIKSAKN comes from the coding sequence ATGGCGAAAGCTATTTTAGGAAAAAAACTGGGGATGACTCAGTATTTTAAAGATAATGGAGATGTTGTGCCTGTAACTGTAGTTGAGGCCGGCCCCTGTGTTGTTACACAGATTAAAACTACAGAAAAAGATGGTTATGATGCGGTACAATTAGGTTTTGGAGAAGTAAAAAAACACAGATTAAACAAACCAAAACTTGGCCAGTTTGAAAGCCGTAACCTTGAACCTAAAAAATACTTAAGAGAATTTAAAGGTTTAGACCTTGATTTAAGTGAAGGTAGTGAGGTTGCAGCAGATATATTTGAAGTTGGTGATATCGTTAATGTAAGTGGTGTTTCAAAAGGTAAAGGATTCCAGGGTAATATTAAAAGATGGAATCACCATTCAGGGCCGATGTCTCACGGATCACACTTTCACCGTGCACCAGGTTCAATTGGATCTGTAGATGCAAGAAGAGTATTTAAAGGTAAAAAAATGCCCGGTAGAATGGGTCATAATAGAGTTACAGAGGAAAACTTAGAAATAGTAAAAGTTGATTTAGAACGTAATGTTTTATTGATTGCTGGTTCTGTGCCAGGAAGCAAAAAAACAATACTTGAAATTAAATCAGCTAAAAATTAA
- the rpsC gene encoding 30S ribosomal protein S3: MGQKVNPHGLRVGVIKDWDAKWYADKQDYSKLLKEDQEIRNHVKEKMYEAGISRIVIERAANRLKLDVHTARPGMVIGRGGSEVEALRNEVETLTGRTVQINVVEVEDPEMNAQLVAENIAAQLVRRISFRRAMKQALNRAMRMGAEGFKVQSSGRLGGAEMARREGYSQGSVPLHTLRADIDYGFAEADTTYGTIGVKVWINKGEILPEIDE; encoded by the coding sequence TTGGGTCAAAAAGTAAATCCACATGGTCTCCGAGTCGGAGTTATTAAAGATTGGGATGCAAAATGGTATGCAGATAAACAAGATTATTCCAAACTTTTAAAAGAAGACCAGGAGATCCGCAATCATGTTAAGGAGAAGATGTATGAAGCTGGAATTTCTAGAATTGTTATAGAAAGAGCTGCTAACAGACTTAAACTTGATGTCCATACTGCTAGACCTGGTATGGTTATCGGTCGCGGTGGTTCTGAAGTAGAGGCTTTAAGAAATGAAGTAGAAACTTTAACAGGTAGAACTGTTCAGATAAATGTTGTAGAAGTAGAAGATCCAGAAATGAATGCTCAATTAGTAGCTGAAAATATAGCTGCACAGCTTGTAAGAAGGATTTCCTTTCGTAGAGCTATGAAACAGGCATTAAACCGTGCAATGCGCATGGGTGCTGAAGGTTTTAAGGTGCAGAGCAGTGGCCGTTTAGGTGGAGCCGAAATGGCAAGACGTGAAGGTTACAGTCAAGGTAGTGTTCCACTGCATACTTTAAGAGCAGATATCGATTATGGTTTTGCAGAAGCTGATACAACATATGGTACAATTGGAGTTAAAGTATGGATTAATAAGGGAGAAATACTTCCCGAGATAGACGAATAG
- the rpsJ gene encoding 30S ribosomal protein S10, with protein MAKHEKIRIRLKAYEHELLDQSAEKIVETAERTGADVSGPVPLPTEKEVFTVLRSPHVHKDAREQFEMRTHKRLIDILDPTSKTVDSLMRLDLPAGVNIEIKL; from the coding sequence ATGGCAAAACATGAAAAAATAAGGATTCGCCTTAAAGCTTATGAACATGAGCTCCTCGATCAGTCAGCAGAGAAAATTGTAGAAACTGCTGAAAGAACAGGTGCAGATGTATCTGGTCCGGTACCTCTTCCAACTGAGAAAGAGGTATTCACAGTACTTCGCTCACCTCATGTTCATAAAGATGCAAGAGAACAATTTGAAATGAGAACACACAAACGTTTGATCGATATACTCGATCCTACATCTAAAACTGTAGACTCTCTGATGAGGCTTGATTTGCCCGCAGGAGTAAATATAGAAATTAAACTTTAA
- the rplP gene encoding 50S ribosomal protein L16: MLVPKRVKHRKQMRGRMKGKAVRGTEITFGEYGLQALEPVWITNRQIEAARVALTRSIKRGGKVWIKIFPDKPVTAKPAETRMGSGKGAPEKWVAVVKPGRIMFELAGVPEEVAREAMRLASHKLPIKTKFVAREGMDGEADES, encoded by the coding sequence ATGTTAGTACCAAAAAGAGTTAAACATCGTAAGCAAATGAGAGGAAGAATGAAAGGTAAAGCTGTACGGGGTACAGAAATCACCTTTGGTGAATATGGCCTACAGGCTTTAGAACCCGTGTGGATAACCAATAGACAGATAGAAGCTGCTCGTGTTGCCCTTACTAGAAGCATTAAACGTGGAGGTAAGGTATGGATAAAGATTTTTCCAGATAAACCGGTAACAGCTAAGCCAGCCGAAACTAGAATGGGTAGTGGTAAAGGTGCTCCGGAAAAATGGGTAGCAGTAGTTAAGCCTGGGAGAATTATGTTTGAGCTAGCTGGTGTTCCAGAAGAGGTTGCCAGAGAAGCAATGCGGCTTGCATCTCACAAACTGCCAATTAAAACAAAATTTGTAGCAAGAGAGGGAATGGATGGTGAGGCCGATGAGAGCTGA